CCTTCCGGGCCGCCAGCGCGCCGAGCCCCGCGGCCAGGACCGGGAGCTTCCCGAGGGCGCCAGCCCCCCGGCGGCGGGGCTTCCGGCGCGAGGAGCGGCGCGGAGAGGGAGCGGCGGGCGGGCTCCCCGACGGGCGCTCAGTTGCAGCCACAGCCGCCTCCCGAGGCGCCGCCGTCTCCGGCCGCGGCCTCCTTGCTGGCGTGGACGTGCTCCTTGATGACTCGCGTCAGGCGGTCCCCGGCCAGCTCCATCATCGGGTCCGCGAGATACCCGCGGCTCCAGGCCTTCAC
This DNA window, taken from Cytophagia bacterium CHB2, encodes the following:
- a CDS encoding DUF4266 domain-containing protein, whose product is MKAWSRGYLADPMMELAGDRLTRVIKEHVHASKEAAAGDGGASGGGCGCN